The DNA region CAAGAAATTAATCGCCTGGACCATCGTCGCATGGGGCGGCTTCGCGCTGCTGACCGGCTTCGTCCAGACCCCAACCCAGTTGCTGATTATCCGCTTTATCCTTGGCGTCGCTGAGGGTGCGGTCTATCCTGCCATCCTGGCACTGATTGGTCACTGGTTCCCTAATGAAGAACGCGCAAGAGCGATTGCCTATTTCCAGATGAACCTTGCCGTGGCGTCGATCATTACCGGGCCACTTTCCGGTTGGCTGATCGAAACCTACGGCTGGCGTGAAATGTTCGTCATCGAGGGGTTACTCTCACTCGGCCTGCTGTTCGTCTGGCTGCCTTTGGTCTCCGATCATCCTCATCAGGCCAAGTGGCTGGATCCTAAAGAGCGCGCCTGGATCGAACAGAAATTGCAGGCCGATCGCGCGCTGACGATCGGGGGTGAAACCAGCAGTATCCGCAATGTTCTGCGCAGCATTAACTTATGGAAGCTGATTGGCATCTATTTCTTCGTGCAGGTCGGTTTCTACGGCTTTGCCCTCTGGATGCCAAACCTGATTAAACACCTGACCGGCAGCGGAATGACGATCGTCGGCTTACTGACTGCGGCACCGTACGTTTTGTGTATCGTCGGTCAGTATTACATTGCCAAATGGTGCGACAAAACCATGAACCGTCGTCTCTACACGGCAATTCCACTGCTGGGTTTTGCCGCCTGCCTCGCCCTCTCCCTGCTGCTTAAAGATAACGTCTGGCTGGCGTACGGCATGATGGTCATCTGCGGCTTCTTCCTGCAAGCCTATGCGGGACCGTTCTGGACATTGCCGCCATTACTCTTCGCCCCCAACGTGCTGGGTGGCGTACGCGGCACCATCAACGCATTAGGCAACATCGGCGGCTTTATTGGTCCTTATCTGGTGGGCCTGTTAACCGTCACGTTCTCCCAAACGGCGGGGATGACCGTGCTGGTGGCCGCACTCCTCATCGCTGTCGCACTGCTGTTCAGTTTACCTTCGGTTACTGCCCGTCCTGCAGGCAGTAGCAACCCTCATCATGCATCGGCGCCTGAGACGTCGCTCAAACAAGAAGGAATCGCCAAATGAGTCAGAAATGCCAACACGCCCGTGACCTGTGGTCACAACTGGACGCCCTGCGTCTGGGGATGAATTACACCAAAGAAGATGTCAATAAGCTGCAGGTTCTGGTGGATGACTGCTATGGCGAAAGTCATCCCGGTAGCTTTCATCTTAATCATCTGGGCGATGAAGCCGTCTTAGGCATTCACGAAAGCGGCGGTCGTGCCGTTCGTCATCACGTGACTGATATTTGTGATGGCTGGGGCCAGGGTCATGACGGGATGAACTATATTTTAGCCTCCCGCGAGGCTATCGCGAACATGGTCGAAATCCATGCCTCCGTTGTGCCTTATGATGCCGGTATCTTGATCTCCAGCTGTGATAAATCGATCCCGGCGCATTTGATCGCCGCGGCGCGCCTGAACCTACCGATGCTGCATATCCCCGGTGGCTCAATGCGTCCGGCGCCGAATATGAGCACATCCGATCTCGGTGGCATTACCGCCAAACTCAAGAAAGGCGAGATTGGCATTCAGCAGGTGGAAGCCATGCAGCAGTGCGGTTGCCCAACGGCAGGCGCTTGCCAGTTCATGGGCACCGCCAGCACGATGCAGTGCATGTCTGAAGCGCTGGGCCTTGCTTTACCGGGAAGCGCGTTACTGCCCTCTACGCTGGCGGAAATTCGTCGCATCGCGCGGAGCGCCGGTCATCAGGCGTTATACCTGGCAGAGAAAAACATCACGACGCATAAGATTCTCACCCCTGCCGCCTTTGAAAACGCCATTAAGGTCCATGCCGCCATCGGCGGCAGCACCAACGCCATGATCCATCTCCCGGCAATCGCCCATGAACTGGGTTGGGAGCTGAAACCTGAACTGTTTGACCAGATAAACAATGAGATCCCTTACCTCACCAATATTCAACCCAGCGGCCAGTACGTCACAGAAATGATGTGGTTCGCCGGTGGCGTGCCGATGGTGCAATGGTATCTTCGCGATTATCTGGATCTGGATGTCTTGACGGTGACAGGCCGCACGCTGGGCGAAAACCTGGAGATGCTCCATCAGTCCGGCTTCTTTACCCGCAACCACGGCTATCTGAGTAATTATCGGGTCAGCCCGGAAGAGGTGATCCGTAAACCGGAAAACGCGACCAAGAAAGGGTCGATTGCCGTGTTAAAAGGCAATATCGCGCCGGAAGGCGCGGTTATCAAATACGCCGCCTGCGCACCAGATATGCACCACCATACCGGCCCTGCACGCGTCTTCAATTCGGAAGAGGATGCCCAGCAAGCCATTATTCATAACCACATCGAACCGGGTGATGTCATTTTTATTCGTTATGAAGGGGCGAAAGGTTCGGGAGCACCGGAAATGCTCATGACCACAGACGCGATTGTTTACGATAAACACCTTGATGGCAAAGTCGCCCTGATTACCGATGGTCGTTTCTCCGGCGCGACCAGCGGCCCCTGCGTCGGCCATGTTTCTCCGGAAGCCGCCGATGGCGGTCCCATTGCACTTGTCGAAGACGGCGACCTCATCGAAATGGACGTCAAAGGACGCAAGCTCAACATTGTTGGCATTAACGGGGAATACAAAACGGAAGAAGAAATTCAGCACTGTCTTGAACGTCGTCGGGAAAACTGGACGAAACCGGATTATTCAAACCGACGCGGCGTCTTTAAGCAATTTACGACCAACGCAACCTCATTAATGGCGGGAGCCTGGATTAAATAACGTCCCTGGTGGGCGGCATGACTGCCAGCCCACCTGCTTTTAAGGATAAACTCATTATGCAAACTGAAAAATTCAACGGTGTCTTTCCGCCTGTTCCCACAATTGTTAATGCCCAGGGAGAGTTAGATAAAAAAGGGATGGCGACGTTACTCGACCACCTTATTGCAAACCAGGTGAACGGCGTATTATTGCTCGGCAGCGGCGGCGAGTTCTGCCACATGACAAAAGAGCAGCGCCTGGAAGCCGCCGAGTTTTGTGTTCAACATATCAATCATCGAATTCCCGTGCTGTTAGGGATCAGCAGTACCTGCACGCAAGACGTTATTGATTACGGTCTGCATGCCGACCGTCTGGAAGTGGATGCCGTCCTGGTCCTCAATCCTTATTATGCCAGGCTGACCGATGATTATATTTATCATCATTTCAAAACCGTCGCGGAAAGCATCAAAACGCCGGTGATTCTCTATAATTTTCCGGCGCTCACCGGCCAGGATCTCAGTATCGATTTAATTACCCGACTGGCGCATGACATCCCCAATATCATTGGCATAAAAGATACGGTGGATAACATTAGTCATATTCGCGAAATCATCAATACCGTACGACCGGTTCGCCCTGACTTTGTTATTTTCTCTGGTTACGATGAATATATGCTGGACACGTTGATCATGGGGGGAAATGGCGGGATCCCTGCGACGGCTAACTTTGCTCCACAGTTAACCTGTGGAATTTATCGCGCCTGGTGCGAAAAAGAGTATGAGACCCTGTTTCACCTGCAACGCAGGCTCTCTGCGTTATCCACCATTTACAGTCTGGATACCCCTTTCTTTGGGATTATCAAAAAAGCCATCCAGCTCAGCGGCATTGATATCCCGGTAGAGGTCATGCCTCCGGTGCAACCGGCAAATGAGGCGCACATCGCCAGCCTGAAAAAGGTTTTACAGCGCGCCGGGTTGTAAGCCAAATCAGCGGGCTTCACGCCCGCCTTTTCTTTCCTTATCCCGGCGAAAAGACTAGCGCAGCATTAACGACAGACGACGACTGGCATCCATCATCTGTGCGGCAAGCGCTTCTCGTTTTTCATCCGGGATCTGGAACGCCACACCGGATACGCTCAATGCCGCCACCACTTTCCCTTCGGCATTAAATACCGGCACGGCGATGCAACGCACGCCCAAAGAATCTTCTTCGTTATCATAGCCCCAGCCACGCTGGCGGATCCCGGCTAATTCCTGCTTCAGGATATTCACATCCGTAATCGTCGTCTCGGTAAAGCGCGTCAGAACCTGATCGGGTGGCAGCAACTCATCCAGGTCTTCAGAATTAAGCCAGGCAATCAGCACTTTCCCCAAACCGGAACTGTGCAACGAAAGGCGCTTACCTTCCCAACTGCGTATCACAATCGCCTGTGGGCTTTCCAGCTTGAGAAGATAAATGGGGGAATCACCTTCAAGCACGCCAAGATGGCAGGTTAAACCTGTCGCATCACGAATTTCTTTCAGGACCGGCAACGCTATTTTTTTAATATCGTACTGTTCTGCGGCTTTATTCCCTAATTCGTAGAGACGTAACCCCAGGTAATATTTGTCTTTTTCCTGACGCAATAAGCCATGCGCAACCATGCCCGTCAGTAAAGAGGAGGTACTACTTTTTGCGATCCCTGAATTCTGATGGATCTGCGTGAACGTCGCGCCATCGCATTCCATCAGATAGGCGAAGACGCGCATAATTTTGTCGAGGGCGGGAATCGATGTTGTGATTTTTTTCATAAATTTATCAACTAATTATAATTAATTCCTCGGACACTATACACCAGCAGACGGTGATTATTCCATATCAACGCACAATAACTGAGCACAAAAAAGGAGCCCGTAGGCTCCTTTGGTTAACAGGACAACTTACAGCCGCACCGGGTCAATATGCCAGATATGTTTGGCGTACTCCTGAATGGTACGGTCAGAGGAGAAGTAACCCATGTTGGCGATATTGAGCATCGCTTTGGCAGTCCACTCTTCCGGGCGGCCGTACAACTCGTCCACCTTGTCCTGACAATCAACATAGCTGCGATAGTCCGCCAGCACCTGATAGTGGTCGCCAAAGTTGATCAGCGAATCTACCAAATCACGATAACGCCCTGGCTCATCCGGACTGAACATGCCGCTGCCGATTTGCGTCAGCACCTGATGCAGTTCCTCATCTTTTTCGTAATACTCACGCGGTTTATAGCCCTGCCTGCGCAGTTCTTCGACCTCTTCTGCCGTGTTACCAAAGATAAAGATGTTCTCTTCGCCAACGTGTTCCAGCATCTCAACGTTCGCCCCGTCCAGCGTACCGATAGTCAATGCGCCGTTCAGTGCGAACTTCATGTTGCTGGTGCCGGAGGCTTCCGTCCCCGCCAGCGAAATCTGCTCGGACAGATCCGCCGCCGGAATGATCAGTTGCGCCAGGCTCACGCTGTAGTTGGGAATAAACACGATCTTCAGCTTATCGCCAATCTGCGGATCGTTATTGATGACCTTCGCAACGTCATTAATCAGGTGAATGATGTGCTTCGCCATGTAATAGGCCGACGCAGCCTTACCAGCAAAAATATTCACCCGCGGCACCCACTGCGCATCAGGATTGGCCTTGATGCGGTTGTAGCGCGTAATCACGTGCAGCACATTCATTAACTGACGCTTGTACTCATGAATGCGCTTGATCTGGACATCAAACAGCGATTTTGGATTCACCACCACATTGAGTTGCTGCGCAATATAGTTTGCCAGCCGCTTTTTGTTTTCCAGTTTCGCCTGACCTACCGCATGATTGACCAGCGGGAAATCGCAGTGCTGTTCGAGTTCATGCAGTTGGCTCAGATCGGTACGCCATGTACGGCCAATATTCTCGTCCAGAACCCCGGAAAGCGGCGGGTTCGCCAGCGCCAGCCAGCGGCGCGGCGTCACACCATTCGTCACGTTGCAAAAACGCGTCGGGAAGATGGTCGCAAAATCCGCAAACAGCGACTGAACCATCAGGTTAGAGTGCAATTCGGAAACACCGTTCACCTTATGGCTCACCACGACCGCCAGCCACGCCATACGCACGCGACGACCGTTGGATTCGTCAATGATCGACGCTCGTCCCAGCAGACCGGTATCGTTCGGATACTGCTCCTGCAACGTTTTCAGGAAGTAGTCGTTAATTTCAAAGATGATCTGCAGGTGGCGCGGCAGGATTTTACCCAGCATATCCACCGGCCAGGTTTCCAGCGCTTCGCTCATCAGCGTGTGGTTGGTATAGGAAAAGACCTGACAACACACTTCAAACGCGTCGTCCCAGGTGAACTGATGCTCATCGATCAGCAACCGCATCAGCTCCGGGATCGACAACACCGGGTGCGTGTCATTCAGGTGAATGGCAATCTTATCCGCGAGGTTGTCGTAGGTTTTGTGCAGCTGATAGTGACGGCTCAGAATATCCTGTATCGTAGAGGAGACCAGGAAATACTCCTGACGCAGACGCAGTTCGCGCCCGGAGTAGGTGGAGTCATCCGGATACAGTACGCGCGACACGTTCTCGGAGTGGTTTTTATCTTCCACTGCGGCGAAGTAATCCCCCTGGTTGAATTTACCGAGGTTGATTTCGCTACTGGCCTGCGCATTCCACAGACGCAACGTGTTGGTGGCGTCTGTATCATAACCGGGGATAATCTGATCGTACGCGACCGCGAGGATCTCTTCGGTTTCAAGCCAGCGCGTTTTCTTGCCTTCCTGCTGAATACGCCCGCCAAAGCGAACTTTGTATCGCGTGTTATGGCGCTTGAATTCCCACGGGTTACCGTATTCCAGCCAGTAATCGGGAGACTCTTTCTGTCGTCCATCAACAATGTTCTGCTTGAACATCCCGTAGTCGTAGCGGATGCCATAGCCGCGTCCCGGCAGCCCTAAGGTTGCCAGCGAATCCAGGAAACAGGCTGCCAGTCGCCCGAGGCCACCGTTACCGAGACCCGGGTCGTTTTCTTCATCGATGAGCTCTTCGAGATCTAACCCCATCGCTTCCAGCGCGCCCTGGACATCGTCATAGATCCCCAGAGACAACAGCGCATTGGAGAGAGTACGCCCAATCAGGAACTCCATCGACAGGTAATAAACCTGACGCGTTTCCTGTGACAGTTGGGCACGGTTAGAACGCAGCCAGCGCTCCACAAGACGATCGCGCACCGCAAACAGCGTCGCGTTCAGCCATTCATGCTTATTGGCAATAACCGGGTCTTTACCAATCGTGAACATCAGCTTGTAAGCAATAGAATGCTTAAGCGCTTCTACGCTCAGCGTCGGCGATGCATAGGTAAATGGAGCATTCATAATGATGATTCCTGAATATCTATTTCAAGCGATAGTAAAGCTCGCGGTATGACTTCGCCGCGACTTGCCAGCTAAAATCCATCGCCATCGCTTGCCGTTGCACAAACCGCCAGAGCGAAGGTCGAGACCACAGCACGAAAGCGCGGCGGATGGCCCGCAGCAGTGACCAGGCGTTGCTGTCCTCAAACACAAACCCGCTGGCGATGCCATCGGCAAGGTTTTCCAGCGAACTGTCGGACACGGTGTCAGCCAGTCCGCCGGTACGCCGTACCAACGGTAGCGTGCCGTACTTCAGTCCGTAGAGTTGCGTTAAGCCGCACGGCTCAAAGCGGCTCGGCACCAGAATAACGTCCGCGCCCCCCATAATGCGGTGCGAAAACGCTTCGTGATAGCCAATCTGCACGCCTACCTGGCCGGGATATTCCGCGGCGGCAGCAAGGAAACCTTCCTGCAACACCGGATCGCCCGCCCCCAGCAGCGCCAGTTGTCCGCCCTGCTCTAACAGGCCCGGCAGCGCCTCCAGCACCAGATCCAGCCCCTTCTGGCTGGTCAGGCGGCTGACGACGGCAAACAGCGGAACCTTCTCATTCACCTTCAATCCCATCGCTATCTGCAGCTGGCGTTTGTTTTCCGCCTTATCTTCCAGTGAATCACGCGTATAGCGCGACGCCAGCAAGAGATCCGTCTCCGGACTCCAGATTTTCTCATCTACCCCGTTCAGTACGCCGGAAAGACGTCCTTCACGATGGCGCTGTTGCAGCAGTCCTTCCATACCGTAGGCAAACTGCGGCTCGGTGATCTCGCGCGCGTAGGTCGGGCTGACTGCCGTAATATGGTCGGCGTAGTACAGACCAGCCTTCAGGAACGAAATCTGACCGTTAAACTCCAGACCATGCATGTTAAAGAACGACCATGGCAGTTGGATGTCATTCATATGCTGCGCATAAAACATGCCCTGATACGCCAGGTTGTGTACGGTAAATACCGATTTCGCCGGACGTCCACGCGCGGCCAGATACGCAGGCGCCAGGCCCGCATGCCAGTCGTGCGCATGCACCACATCCGGGCGCCAGAATGGATCAAGCCCGCAGGCCATTTCACATCCGACCCATCCCAACAGCGCAAAACGCAGCACGTTATCGGTGTAGGCAAACAGGTTCGTATCGTGATACGGACTCCCCGGACGATCGTAGAGATGCGGGGCATCAATCAGGTAAATGCCCACGCCGTTGTAATGACCAAACAGCAGGCTAATCCTGCCCGCGAAGGTGTCGCGGCGGCTGACCACTTGCGCATCCGTGATACCTCGACGAATGTCGGGAAACGCGGGCAGCAGAACACGGGCATCTACACCATCCGCGATTTGTGCTGCCGGCAACGCGCCAATCACATCTGCCAGACCACCTGTTTTCAACAGGGGAAACATCTCCGAACATACATGTAAAACCTGCATTCTCACTCCTGTTTGACCTGCAGTTTGCGCAGCATTTCGCGCGTCACCAGCACAATGCCTTCCTCAGAACGGTAGAAGCGACGGGCATCGTCTTCCGCATTTTCACCAATCACCATGCCTTCAGGGATAATACAGGCGCGATCGATAATGCAGCGACGCAGGCGACATGAGCGTCCTACCCAGACTTCAGGTAACAACACTGCCGAATCAATATTACAGAATGAATTCACCCGCACGCGCGGGAACAGAACGGACTGCACCACCACTGAACCGGAAATAATACAGCCGCCAGACACCAGCGAGTTCAGCGTCATACCGTGGCTACCCGAGCGGTCCTGCACGAATTTCGCCGGCGGTAGCGGTTCCATGTGGGTGCGAATCGGCCAGTTCTGATCGTACATATCCAGTTCCGGGGTCACGGATGCCAGATCGAGGTTCGCTTTCCAGTACGCTTCCAGCGTTCCGACGTCACGCCAGTACGGCTCGGACTCAGGATCCGACTGGACGCAGGACAACGGGAAAGGATGTGCATAAGCCATGCCAGCTTTGGTGACGGTCGGAATGATATCTTTGCCAAAGTCATGGCTGGAGCCATCGTCGCCGTCATCCTTTTCCAGCAACTCATAGAGGTAATCGGCATCAAAAATGTAGATCCCCATGCTGGCGAGAGATTTCGTGGCATCGCCTGGCATCGCAGGTGGGTTGGCCGGTTTTTCCACAAATTCAATGATCTTCTCGTTTTCATCGACCGCCATTACGCCGAACGCGCTGGCCTCTTCGATCGGCACCGGCATACAGGCCACGGTGCAGCGCGCACCTTTCTCTACGTGGTCGATCAGCATGCGTGAATAGTCTTGCTTATAGATATGGTCACCCGCCAGGATCACCACATATTCCGCCTTATAGCGGCGGATGATATCCAGGTTCTGCGTCACCGCATCTGCCGTGCCGCGATACCAGTTTTCGCCCTGCATTCTTTGCTGGGCTGGCAGCAAATCGACAAATTCATTCATCTCCTCGCTGAAGAATGACCAACCACGCTGAATATGCTGTACCAGAGTGTGAGACTGATATTGCGTGATAACGCCAATACGGCGGATTCCGGAGTTAATACAGTTGGATAACGCAAAATCGATAATACGAAACTTACCACCAAAGTGAACGGCCGGTTTTGCACGCTTGTTGGTTAAATCTTTCAGACGGGTGCCTCGTCCTCCTGCCAGAATCAGGGCAACAGATTTCAACGGCAACTGGCGCGCCAACATTAAACGGTCATTCTTCTCTAAACTCACCATGACTAACTCCTTTTTGATCATCTCTGGAACACACACAGTCCGTGCGCAGGTCCCGGCCAGACAGCCGTAATTACCGGATTATCCACTCCGGCAAACGGGGGAACAGCGCGCCATTCCCCTTCAGGTAAAACAATTTCAGCGACATCAGGCGCGGCATTGATGGCAATAAGAAAACGGTCCGATAGCACGATTTGCATCTGCATTGGCCCGTTTTGCCACTCATCCGCACTCAATGGTTGTGCGTGGCGGTTAAGCCAGCGCACGTTGCCATCTCCCTCTTCCCACCAATGGTCTCCCACCAGCGCCGGGATTTGCTGGCGCAGTTTTATCAATGCAGCGGTAAAATCGATTAATCCCCCGCTCGCCTGCGACCAGTCCAGCCAGGTCAACGCATTGTCCTGGCAGTAGGCATTGTTGTTGCCATGCTGACTGTGTCCATGTTCATCACCAGCCAGCAACATTGGCGTTCCCTGAGAAAGTAAAAGCGTCGTCAGCAACGCATGAATGCTGTCGCGTCGACGTTCGACGACCTCCAGAGTGCCGCCTAATCCTTCTTTACCATGATTATTGCTATGGTTATTGTCGGTCCCGTCCCGATTTTCCTCTCCGTTTGCCTCATTGTGTTTCTGATTGAAACAAACGCAGTCTCTGAGCGTAAAACCGTCATGCGCGGTGACCAGATTGACGGAAGCAGAGGGTTTGCGTCCATCTCGCTTAAACACGTCGCTGGAGGCCGCAAAGCGCCCGGCAAACTCACCGAGCGACAGATTGCGCTGTAGCCAGAAGCGGCGTGATGCATCGCGAAAATGATCGTTCCACTCAGCGAACGGCGCGGGGAAATTCCCCACCTGATACCCGCCAGCCCCGATATCCCACGGTTCAGCGATAAGCTTAACGGCGGACAACACCGGGCACCGTTTGATAGCGGTAAACAACGGCGCATCCTGGCGAAACGCCGGCGTACGCCCCATCACCGATGCCAGATCAAAACGAAAGCCATCAACGTGGCAGGTTTCGACCCAGTAACGCAGGCATTCGAGGGCATACTCCACCACGCCAGGATGGCTGAGATTGAGCGTGTTACCGCAACCGGTCCAGTTGTGATAATCGCCATCCTCTCTGATCCAATAATAGCTACGGTTGTCGATTCCGCGCAGGGAGATGAGCGGTCCGTCCAAATCCAGCTCAGCACTGTGATTGAGCACAATGTCGAGGATGACCTCAATACCCGCGTTGTGCAGCGCCTTAACGGCATCGCGAAACTCATCCAGCGCCGTCTCTGGCGAGCAGGCATAGGCTGGATGCAGCGCAAACAGCGCGACGGGGTTGTAGCCCCAGTAGTTCGACAACCCCAACCGTTGTAAACGCGGTTCACTGGCGAAATGCGCCACGGGCAGCAGTTCCAGCGCAGTAATACCCAAATGCTTCAGATAGTTGATCATCACCGGATGACCGAGCGCTTTATACGTGCCGCGAATCTCCGGCGGGATCTGCGGATGCAGACAGGTTAATCCTTTGACGTGCGCTTCATAGACCACGGTGTTGCCCCACGGCGTGCGCGGCGGGGCATCGTCTTCCCAGTCATAGCGATCGGCTGTCACCACGCACTTCGGCGCAATGGCGGCGTTATCGCGATGATCCGGCTGGTCATCACCCGCATGCATCAGCGGGTCATCTTTCAGGTCGCCCTCTACGCGACGCGCACAGGGATCAATCAGCAACTTAGCCGGGTTAAACCAGTGACCCTGCGCAGGCTGCCACGGCCCATGCACGCGGTAGCCATAGCGCAGACCAGGGCGGGCATCGGCCAGATAGCCGTGCCAGACATCCCCGGTGCGCGCTGGCAGGTCGTAGCGCTGCTCATTGCCCGACGCGTCAAACACACACAGCTCAACGCGCTCAGCATGCGCGGAAAAGAGCGTGAAATTCACGCCGTGTCCGTCATACGTTGCGCCATGCGGTGTGGCGTTGCCGGCAACCAGTTGCGTCATTCCGCCTCCCGCACCAGCCAAATTGTCGACAGCGGCGGCAGGGTCAGGTTCAGCGATTGCGGACGTCCGTGACTGGAAATCTCATCGGTATGTACCGCCCCGCCATTCCCGGCATTGCTGCCGTGGTAGTGCATCGAATCGGTATTGAGAATTTCGCGCCATTTGCCCGGCTGATTGACGCCAAAGCGGTAACCGTGACGCGGCACCGGCGTGAAGTTACTGACGACGATAATTTCATTCCCGACCTTATCGCGGCGGACAAACGCCAGTACCGAACGCGCATTGTCATCCACCACCAGCCATTCGAAGCCGTAGGAATCAAAGTCGAGTTCATGCAACGCTTTGTGGTGACGATAGGTCTGGTTGAGGTCGCGCACCAGGCGCTGCACACCGTGGTGCCAGTTGTCGCCGCCCTCAAGCAGGTGCCAGTCGAGGCTGGCGTCATGGTTCCACTCGCGTCCCTGAGCAAATTCGTTGCCCATAAACAGCAGTTTCTTACCCGGGAAGGCCCACATCCAACCGTAATAGGCACGCAGGTTGGCAAATTTTTGCCACGCGTCGCCCGGCATACGGTCAAGGATCGATTTCTTACCGTGTACCACTTCGTCATGCGACAGCGGCAGAACAAAGTTTTCGGTGTAGTTGTAGAGCATGCCGAACGTCAGCTTATCCTGGTGATACTGACGATGAATCGGATCCAGCTTCATGTAATCAAGAGTGTCGTGCATCCAGCCAAGGTTCCACTTGTACCAGAAACCCAGCCCGCCCATATCCTGAGGACGAGAAACGCCAGCGAAATCCGTCGACTCTTCCGCCATGCTCACCGCGCCCGGCACTTGCTCACCGAGAATACGGTTGGTGTTGCGTAAAAATTCAATCGCTTCCAGGTTTTCGCGACCGCCAAATTCGTTCGGGATCCACTCGCCCTCTTTGCGACTGTAATCGCGATAGATCATCGATGCCACGGCATCCACGCGCAGGGCATCAATACCAAAGCGCTCAATCCAGTACAGGGCGTTACCCACCAGATAGTTACTGACCTCACGACGACCGTAGTTGTAGATAAGCGTATTCCAGTCCTGGTGATATCCTTCGCGCGGGTCGCTATGTTCGTACAGTTTGGTGCCATCAAATTCGGCCAGAGCAAAGTCATCTGACGGGAAGTGGCCCGGCACCCAGTCCAGGATCACGTTCAGACCCGCCTGATGCGCGGCGTCCACGAAATAACGGAAATCATCGCGCGTGCCGAAACGACGCGTTGGCGCATAAAGACCGGTAGGCTGGTAGCCCCAACTGCCGTCAAACGGGTGCTCGTTCACCGGCATCAGTTCGATGTGGGTGAACCCCATCCATTTCACGTACGGGATGAGCTGATCGGCGAGTTCGCGGTAGCTCAGCCAGAAATTGTTGTCGGTATGACGACGCCACGAGCCCAGATGCACTTCATAGATGGAGATTGGCGCGTCGAACTGGTTGGCTTTTTTGCGCGCCTCGGTTTGCTCCACTTTTTCAGGCAGACCGCAAATGAGCGAAGCCGTTTCCGGACGCATCTGCGCTTCAAAGGCGTAAGGGTCGGCTTTAACCCGCAGGTTGCCGTTGGCGTCGATCATCTCATATTTGTAGAGCTGACCATGCTGCGCGCCGGGGATGAACAGTTCCCAGATACCGCTTTCTTTGCGCAGACGCATCGGGTGACGGCGACCATCCCAGAAGTTAAATTGTCCAACCACGGAAACGCGACGCGCGTTTGGCGCCCAAACGGAGAAACGGGTGCCCGTGACGCCATCCATCGTGTCCGCGTGCGCCCCCAGGGTTTCATACGGACGCAAATGGGTGCCTTCAGACAGCAGCCAGGCATCCATATCCTGAATCAGGGGACCAAAACGGTAGGGA from Citrobacter amalonaticus Y19 includes:
- a CDS encoding dihydrodipicolinate synthase family protein; the protein is MMQTEKFNGVFPPVPTIVNAQGELDKKGMATLLDHLIANQVNGVLLLGSGGEFCHMTKEQRLEAAEFCVQHINHRIPVLLGISSTCTQDVIDYGLHADRLEVDAVLVLNPYYARLTDDYIYHHFKTVAESIKTPVILYNFPALTGQDLSIDLITRLAHDIPNIIGIKDTVDNISHIREIINTVRPVRPDFVIFSGYDEYMLDTLIMGGNGGIPATANFAPQLTCGIYRAWCEKEYETLFHLQRRLSALSTIYSLDTPFFGIIKKAIQLSGIDIPVEVMPPVQPANEAHIASLKKVLQRAGL
- a CDS encoding MFS transporter, with amino-acid sequence MSIELDKPTTRGRWLHIIPATILVYIVAYMDRTNIAIGIAGGMEEDLGMTASFAGLVAGIFFIGYIFLQIPGGQIAERLSAKKLIAWTIVAWGGFALLTGFVQTPTQLLIIRFILGVAEGAVYPAILALIGHWFPNEERARAIAYFQMNLAVASIITGPLSGWLIETYGWREMFVIEGLLSLGLLFVWLPLVSDHPHQAKWLDPKERAWIEQKLQADRALTIGGETSSIRNVLRSINLWKLIGIYFFVQVGFYGFALWMPNLIKHLTGSGMTIVGLLTAAPYVLCIVGQYYIAKWCDKTMNRRLYTAIPLLGFAACLALSLLLKDNVWLAYGMMVICGFFLQAYAGPFWTLPPLLFAPNVLGGVRGTINALGNIGGFIGPYLVGLLTVTFSQTAGMTVLVAALLIAVALLFSLPSVTARPAGSSNPHHASAPETSLKQEGIAK
- a CDS encoding IclR family transcriptional regulator; the protein is MKKITTSIPALDKIMRVFAYLMECDGATFTQIHQNSGIAKSSTSSLLTGMVAHGLLRQEKDKYYLGLRLYELGNKAAEQYDIKKIALPVLKEIRDATGLTCHLGVLEGDSPIYLLKLESPQAIVIRSWEGKRLSLHSSGLGKVLIAWLNSEDLDELLPPDQVLTRFTETTITDVNILKQELAGIRQRGWGYDNEEDSLGVRCIAVPVFNAEGKVVAALSVSGVAFQIPDEKREALAAQMMDASRRLSLMLR
- the ilvD gene encoding dihydroxy-acid dehydratase, giving the protein MSQKCQHARDLWSQLDALRLGMNYTKEDVNKLQVLVDDCYGESHPGSFHLNHLGDEAVLGIHESGGRAVRHHVTDICDGWGQGHDGMNYILASREAIANMVEIHASVVPYDAGILISSCDKSIPAHLIAAARLNLPMLHIPGGSMRPAPNMSTSDLGGITAKLKKGEIGIQQVEAMQQCGCPTAGACQFMGTASTMQCMSEALGLALPGSALLPSTLAEIRRIARSAGHQALYLAEKNITTHKILTPAAFENAIKVHAAIGGSTNAMIHLPAIAHELGWELKPELFDQINNEIPYLTNIQPSGQYVTEMMWFAGGVPMVQWYLRDYLDLDVLTVTGRTLGENLEMLHQSGFFTRNHGYLSNYRVSPEEVIRKPENATKKGSIAVLKGNIAPEGAVIKYAACAPDMHHHTGPARVFNSEEDAQQAIIHNHIEPGDVIFIRYEGAKGSGAPEMLMTTDAIVYDKHLDGKVALITDGRFSGATSGPCVGHVSPEAADGGPIALVEDGDLIEMDVKGRKLNIVGINGEYKTEEEIQHCLERRRENWTKPDYSNRRGVFKQFTTNATSLMAGAWIK